The window catttctatcAAACCATTGCGTCAAAACGAATCTCATCAAAATCCACGGTTCTACAATGTCATAATCCACAATTTCTATGAAATCCCAAAGCTCtataactcaaaaatcaaatttcattaCTCGAATTTCACAAAACTTCGAATGTATGAACTAACTCTGAAAACTACTTTGATTGGACAAACAAAGAACGCGAATACGTATGAAACGTTACAAGTCGAAGTTAAATCGACTTCGCAGGACCTCGTGCAATAggccctttctctcttttccctttttcctcctttatttcattctttctctttcccttccttttGGCGCGTGCTTCTCCCTTTGTGGGGCTCGAGGCCgaccttttttttctcatctcttTGACTATTTGAcctttgacttggtcaaaatAATCCCAAATATTACATTATTCATAGTCACTTATAATTTGTCACATCGTTTAATATTAACTTTGTGAACCAATCATGGTATGCCCAGCATATATTGCTAAAATTTTCCTGAGCCCTACTTATTCACTTGAACCTGATCATTAAGCAGAGAtatgaatattgtaattttgtttAGAAAGCAACTCATGTTGATTTATCTAGGCATTGGTGTTGTGACCCTCGCTTGGATTGGGCAAGGGCTTGACCCCTCGCCTGTGGCTGGTAAGGGTGCAAAGACCTTGACTTGTGGCTGCAATGGTCGGCCCGTAtagaatggaaagaaaagaaaaaaagaaaagaaaaagtaaaaaaagtaatacaaaaattcagattttttttttttaaatattcatgTTAGTGTCAGTTGTATTATATAAGATAATCGATATTCATGATagcaatttctagtcaaaattgactTAATAAACTATTTtgacatattattaaaatatttagaattaaattgatttaattgaaaaatttaaaattaaattaatttcaatatactaccttttgaatttttttgatacttttgtCTGAAATTTCTagtaattttttcctttcattcgTAGGATACGACTGCCTTTGTCAATAAATGCTTCAGTAAGAGCATTTGCATGCATTCATTGGCCATTTGGACGTGGAGCAGAACTCCAGCCAAGTGCAAGCAACAAGTACACGTAGTAAATACATCTCCGCGGACAAATGATTGCACGAACGTGATATATGTCCTGATATCATACGGAATCATTACAATTGTAGAGGTCAGTAGTCCTGATTTATTTTAGTACCCATACGAGATTTACGGAATAATGTTTCATTTCCATGTGAtggaattaggattttttttttcctgattctACAGTTGATTCTTacgaaaaatgattttattagaTCAAGACGCATGATTGTCAAATAACGACTAGTTTTATGGGAATCACAAATGATGTAGAGTAGAGAGGATTATCCACAATATTCAACTCGGCTGGTCTCATTCACAATGTACCAATAGTGCATATCCGAAAGCAGTCGCACCAATGCCAATTACATATTCAAAACGTCAATTTTCGGTTAGCAccataaataaattaaagataaaGCTGAGCTTTCTGgtttaaaataaaaagcatgCGCACCACGCCCATCTACAGGGGTCTCACCAGAACCAGGCATTTACTCAATCACATCAGTACCAGAAAAATTGCATACAACCTCCAGTTTCTGGTTTTCTATCAATTAATCCGCCACTAGAATCAAGGCTGGAGTAGCTTTCTGATTCTGATTATGGACTCAGTTGCCGTAGCAGGACTTCTGCTCCTTGGCTTATGGAAATATGAAGGAAAACTGGGGCAGTTCACACATGACCTCAGTTCGTTGAAAATATTCCTGATCCCATTTCTTTGTGTTTGATCAGACGACTTCCGGTCTCCCACTAGCCCAAGTAAAGCCAAGAAAGTTGCCGTAGAAAATTAGCTATGCCTCGGGCTCGTGCCTGTTTAGTTGGATCCCACCAGGTTTGGTTCACTGAACGTGGGGAAAAGCTGATCGCCATTGCAGCATCTCCGGCCGAAGCATGAGAGCCTGCTATCCGTAGGTCAACGAGGTCGTCGCTTCCCCATCTTTAGCGCCTGCGGAAACCTGGCATCGGAGCAGTACGGCGGCCGAGATGGAGGTTCAGATGGTTGGAGGAGCCAGTCCCAACCCCATGAACAGTCACGCCAACCACCAACATGTGATCACGGTGGCGACGGAGGCGGCAAGGGACTGGTCATCCGTACTGCAGCGGAGGCTCGGCCATAGGCCGACCCGTCTGAAGCATTCAGCCGGCAGTGACTCCTGCTGCATCTTTAGGGTCCCTGGGACGCTGCGCGAGGTTAACCCCAAGGCCTACAGGCCCCGCATCGTATCCATCGGCCCGTACCACCATGGGAAAGAAGAGTGCGTCCAGATGATCGAAGAGCACAAGCCGCGGTTCTTCTCCACTCTCGTCTCCAGAACCAGAATTGATTGCAACGATTACTTCAATGCCATCGCATCTAGGGAAGAGGAGATTCGAGATTGTTACTCTGAGCCACTCAACTTCGGATTCGTGGAGCTGATTGAGATGATGGTCCTCGACGGCTGCTTTATCATCGAGTTGTTCCGAGTGATCGAGGGCATCATCACGCCCGACCCCGACGACCCGATCTTCAACATGCTGTGGACGTTCACTGCGTTCATGCGCGACTTCCTTCATCTCGAGAACCAAGTCCCCTTCTTCGTCCTCCAAACGCTCTACGATATGTCGAAGGGCCCTGGTGATGACGACCAGTACTCTCTCGTCAAGCTCGCACTGCGGTTCTTCAACTATGGCGTGCAGCGGCCGCCGGAGGTCCTTGAGAAGTACTACGATGTCTCGGACGTCAAGCACTTGCTCCACCTGATCCACATGAGCTTTATCAACCTCCCTCCGGAAGATCCGAGGGAATTCGACTCTGAGTATCTGCAGCTGGTCCAGTCAGTCATGAAGCTCCGCCGCTCAGGAGTCAAATTCAAGCCAAGGAAGTGCGACGGTTGGCTCGATATTCGGTTCAACAAGGGAGTGCTTGAGATCCCCCCGCTGACGATCGATGAATTGACcagctccttcttcctcaactgcGTTGCGTTCGAGCAGTGCTATTGCTACTGCTCGCAGCATGTCACTAGCTACGTGACTTTCATGGGGTGCCTCATGGCCACCGCGGACGACGCGAGCTTCTTATCGGATCACCACGTGGTGGAGAATTACTTCGGGACCTCCCCCGAGGTTGCAAGCTTCTTCAACAACTTGGGGAAGGACGTGGGGTTCGATATTAGCAGGAGCTATCTGGCTGGAGTGATGGAGGACCTGAACAGATACCATAGGAACCGGTGGCGGGTGCGGTGGACGGGATTGAAGCGGAAGTACTTTGGTACTCCATGGTCTTTCATTTCGGCACTGGCGGCCTTCATTATTCTAGTGCTCACTTTCATTCAGTCTTTCTTTGCACTTTACGCATACGTGCGTCCTCCATAGCAATCCTAGCAGTTTGTGTATCTATATGCTTTCCTGGGTTCGGCATCCGTAATGAAATTTGACTGCTGAATTGCGTCTTCACATAGTTGCGAACTTGCGAACCGCATCATACACTAATGCAGGAACGTTAGAATGACCCAGATATGTCTTCAAAGAGGATCTCCCACATCATTAGCGTGAATGTCCCTTGCAGTTAAACACAAACCCTGCCTCAGCAGAGGTCTTGTAGAAAGTATGTTCTTCCATAAGAAGGATGCTGATTGTCGGACATTCTCGATTAGTGATTCACTGAAGTTCCTTCTCACCCCATTTTACCGGCGCCACTCTTACGCACAAGCTGCAACATATTCTGATTGGGTCCTGTGAGAAATTGCCATCCTAGTCTGGGACATCACAGCTTGGTTGAGGTCTTGAGACCTCCTGAAACAGAGGTCACCACATTGAATTGGCCCCCGACTTTCAAGTGCCATTTTCCCCCCTGAACTTCCTCGCCAGCACATCCAAATTGTTATCCACACGGCGTTTCAGCTTCTGCGTTGAGATGGTGTAAGCAGAGACTGAGCTCCTATCAAACCAGCCTTCCGCCTTCACGCTCGAGGGAAGGTTATGCATTCACATGCTGCAAGATTGGCTCCATTTTTCTAATTGATAATTTCTAGCCGCGGAATTAAAAGCATTTcgtctgtttttttattttctgggaAAGGCTTTGACAGAGAAGAAGATGCCCTGTCCACTGACCGTGTTCTTCCATTATTGCACGACTGCGAAAGTTGTGACGACTGGTAGGCATGACTGCTTGATTTTTTGAGGAACCTTTTTGTTTCAGCCTTGAGAATCATAAGCGACAGGGTCTCAGTGCAAACGGTGAAGAGATTCAGGGACGTCGTAGTCCTCTTCCAGGAATCAATCTCTATGATGCTTTTCCATTCACCAGGTTTTGCGGTTTCCAAAATCGTCCCTTTCACACTGTGCTAAGCCCTTGAACAAGTTTTTGTGCCCCAATAGGCTTCTGCTAATAAACTCACCCACATTTCTATCCTCTCAAATTCACTTAACTTATATAACAACAAATTCGCTATAACAAGGTATATGATGCTAGATATACAGAATCTGAGGTCCAAAAAACGAGACTTCTCTCAAAATGATCTAGGGTGAATGttataaaaaagttatgatacttaagtgatcaattgaaaTTTATGGCACTCGAGTgaacattttattaaaaattatggcATGCGAGTGGTCGGAAAAAGAGTTACGGCACTCAAATGGGCATAGTATGAAAGTTAGACACTTATCATATTCTTATCTCCTGTTTGATAAGAGGATATAAATTTATACAAGAATGTCTTCAAATCTACAACAAGGTATTTAGATATCGTATTTTATGAGACTTTGCAAACAAGAAAAGTTCTTGTCTCTGACACATGAACTTCTCTTGTGGTATGGGTTGGTGATGAGTTTAAACTTGAGATTCAACTTATTTAAATGTGTTGAAGGAGTGCTCTTTTAACTGTTGCCCTTAGGGTTAGCAAGCACAATTTCTAGAGAAGCAATTTCTATCAtaaatttgaaacttttaagttatacaatcaagttctaaaacttgtctaattatgtaaaaaaaaatactccaTTAGCTTCATTAGATTTGAGTGATACAAAATAATAAcgtgttattttttatttttttttcttttttctatgttgccattttattaatgaaaagtTCTATAATGGATAGAGTGACGCTATTTTCGTCCTAAGCTTAAAGAAAACTTAAATTAAGGGGGTAGCACCTCCACTACTTACTTTGCTGACGAGGATATTTCCTATGTTGCCATTATATTAATGAAAAGTGCTATGATGTCAGAGTGACACTACTTTCCTCCAAACCTTaaagtaaaattaaattaaGGGGGCAGCACCTCCCCTCCTTACTTCGCCGACAAGGATGGGCGACCCTTGCGGGGAGTTAGGCATGGGCCTGCAAAGGCTAACGACCGTTGCCAGGACCAGCAAGCATTATTAGTCCTCGTGGCTAGCAGGCGAGGGTTCATAGGCTCTCACTTGTGCATTTGGTGGTGGCGCAACCACCATGCAAGGGTTGGCTAATACTCATGCGGCCAACCCAACTCTCATCGATTGCCATCACCCCAATCCAATTTAAGAATtccaattgattcttttttttttttccttt of the Eucalyptus grandis isolate ANBG69807.140 chromosome 10, ASM1654582v1, whole genome shotgun sequence genome contains:
- the LOC104421267 gene encoding UPF0481 protein At3g47200, which gives rise to MEVQMVGGASPNPMNSHANHQHVITVATEAARDWSSVLQRRLGHRPTRLKHSAGSDSCCIFRVPGTLREVNPKAYRPRIVSIGPYHHGKEECVQMIEEHKPRFFSTLVSRTRIDCNDYFNAIASREEEIRDCYSEPLNFGFVELIEMMVLDGCFIIELFRVIEGIITPDPDDPIFNMLWTFTAFMRDFLHLENQVPFFVLQTLYDMSKGPGDDDQYSLVKLALRFFNYGVQRPPEVLEKYYDVSDVKHLLHLIHMSFINLPPEDPREFDSEYLQLVQSVMKLRRSGVKFKPRKCDGWLDIRFNKGVLEIPPLTIDELTSSFFLNCVAFEQCYCYCSQHVTSYVTFMGCLMATADDASFLSDHHVVENYFGTSPEVASFFNNLGKDVGFDISRSYLAGVMEDLNRYHRNRWRVRWTGLKRKYFGTPWSFISALAAFIILVLTFIQSFFALYAYVRPP